The following proteins come from a genomic window of Fusobacterium simiae:
- a CDS encoding nitroreductase family protein → MIIENIKNTRSHRRFTEKNIKKEEILKMLEGVKYSSSAKNSQVLRYSYTIDDNKCQKLFSAVALGGLLKNEDKATLEERPRGFILISTKKDIKLPEHLLYFDIGIASQNIALIANELGYATCFVMSYNKKTFEEVLELPEDYDSKAVIILGESKDIVNLIDSKDEEDTKYFIENGIHHVPKLSLNTLILNIK, encoded by the coding sequence ATGATTATTGAAAATATTAAAAATACTCGTTCACACAGAAGATTTACTGAAAAAAATATTAAAAAAGAAGAAATTTTAAAAATGTTAGAAGGTGTAAAATATTCTTCATCAGCTAAAAATTCTCAAGTTTTAAGATATTCCTATACTATTGATGATAATAAATGTCAAAAATTATTTTCTGCTGTTGCTTTAGGAGGACTTTTAAAAAATGAGGATAAAGCTACATTAGAAGAAAGACCTAGAGGATTTATATTGATTTCAACTAAAAAAGATATAAAATTACCAGAACATCTACTTTATTTTGATATAGGAATAGCTTCCCAAAATATTGCTTTAATTGCTAATGAGCTTGGTTATGCAACTTGTTTTGTTATGTCTTATAATAAAAAAACTTTTGAAGAAGTTTTAGAATTACCAGAAGACTATGATTCAAAAGCAGTTATAATCTTAGGAGAATCTAAGGATATTGTTAATTTAATTGATTCAAAAGATGAAGAAGATACAAAATATTTCATTGAAAATGGAATACACCATGTACCTAAACTAAGTTTAAATACTCTTATTCTTAATATAAAATAA
- a CDS encoding GntP family permease has protein sequence MINLIIFLIILGIMLYLMIKSKIGPFYCMLLASVAIGFACGLESSNTINTIVTGFSNTCKSIALLVIFGTVIGIYLERTNACQRIAKTLLNFIGNSKSSIALAITGFVISIPVFCDVALVLLSPLIKSVAKRSGKNPCALGTITACSLLSTNAYVAPTPAPLSVIAVLGLDIGVSILWGLPVAAFVTLCIWVFGEFYLGRKPDSWFTQLEEEKLKNLQDSIEDLNDNEMPSFLAAVTPILLPIILILLSSIGGQFLPKDSSLLAILKFLGDKNISLAIGIVITFLLLAKFLPEDKQYTPLSDAFKIAGPIIFITAAGGSLAAIVNATGIGEFIVTILTASHVPVILMPFLITGFSKFAQGSASVAELLAAGLSLPMCEAGLLTPLEAFLSISAGAAFGSHVNNSFFWVFSEFMGYDSKTTLKTLCVGQNIVMAFSGLFAAIIVSIII, from the coding sequence ATGATAAATTTAATAATTTTTCTAATTATTTTAGGTATTATGCTCTATTTAATGATAAAAAGTAAAATAGGTCCATTTTATTGTATGTTGCTTGCTAGCGTAGCTATTGGTTTTGCTTGTGGACTTGAAAGTTCCAATACAATAAATACTATTGTTACTGGTTTTTCAAATACTTGTAAAAGTATCGCTCTTTTAGTTATATTTGGAACAGTTATTGGAATTTATTTGGAAAGAACTAATGCATGTCAAAGAATTGCAAAGACATTATTAAATTTTATAGGAAATTCTAAATCAAGTATTGCTCTTGCTATCACTGGTTTTGTTATTTCCATTCCTGTATTCTGTGATGTAGCTTTAGTTTTACTTTCACCACTTATAAAATCTGTAGCTAAGCGTAGTGGAAAAAATCCTTGTGCTTTAGGAACAATAACTGCTTGTTCACTATTGTCTACAAATGCATATGTTGCTCCTACACCAGCTCCACTTTCAGTTATTGCAGTTCTAGGATTAGATATAGGTGTCTCTATTTTATGGGGTTTACCTGTTGCTGCTTTTGTAACTTTATGCATATGGGTATTTGGTGAATTTTATCTTGGTCGAAAACCAGATAGTTGGTTTACTCAATTAGAGGAAGAAAAATTAAAAAATTTACAAGATTCCATTGAAGATTTAAATGATAATGAAATGCCAAGTTTTTTAGCTGCTGTTACCCCAATTTTATTACCTATTATTTTAATTTTATTATCTTCTATAGGAGGACAATTTTTACCAAAAGACTCCTCTCTATTAGCAATATTAAAATTTTTAGGTGATAAAAATATTTCTCTTGCAATTGGAATTGTAATTACTTTCTTGTTATTAGCAAAATTTTTACCAGAAGACAAACAATATACTCCTCTATCTGATGCTTTTAAAATAGCAGGACCTATTATTTTTATTACAGCTGCTGGTGGTTCTTTGGCAGCAATTGTAAATGCAACTGGTATAGGAGAATTTATTGTAACAATTTTAACTGCTTCTCATGTTCCTGTTATTTTAATGCCATTTTTAATTACAGGTTTTTCAAAATTTGCTCAAGGTTCTGCAAGTGTTGCAGAATTATTAGCAGCTGGCCTATCTCTCCCTATGTGTGAGGCTGGATTACTAACTCCATTAGAAGCATTTCTTTCTATCAGTGCTGGTGCTGCCTTTGGTTCTCATGTAAATAATAGTTTCTTTTGGGTATTCAGTGAATTCATGGGCTATGATAGTAAAACAACTTTAAAAACATTGTGTGTTGGACAAAATATTGTTATGGCTTTCTCAGGTCTTTTTGCTGCAATTATAGTAAGTATTATTATTTAA
- the ilvD gene encoding dihydroxy-acid dehydratase: MQKDKVKEQTQGYFVGLMNACGFRNKDLRKPLIGIVNSYTDVNPGHRPLKELANYVKEGIWAAGGTPGEFNVPAPCDGMAQGLGMHCVLPSRDLIAASAECMARAQGFDGLVFLCSCDKIVPGMLIAAASLNLPCIFLTAGCMLPYDDGQNIFVTPDLKESIGAHNIGKISDEEFSCYKENICFSSGTCSMYGTANTMGVFSEVIGITPFDSTTTLYCSSAKIKQARTVGERIVELVQKNICFNDIVTRNSIINGLRHVSATGGSSNAQLHVCALANVMGISLSLKEFDEIQKDIPVIAKFKPSSKYNISDYHKAGGVGATLKSIKRHLYLDEKIVMGGSLGEYLDKFNKRVNTEIIHTEDDPLYPDGCYSVLYGNIAPGGCIVKKSGVEPSMFKHTGPAVCFDSEEELQDYMVNKKIEPGCVLVIRYEGPKGGPGMREMSIPAAMLVGMGLHTSVAMITDGRYSGATRGPCIGHITPEAWDGGPIAAIQDGDIISIDINTKTINVDLSDDEIAERLKNIIRPNHPAKGVLNAYRQIVSGADTGALWLYGKK, encoded by the coding sequence ATGCAAAAAGATAAGGTAAAAGAACAAACACAAGGTTATTTTGTTGGTTTAATGAATGCTTGTGGATTTCGGAATAAAGATTTGAGAAAACCATTAATCGGTATTGTTAATTCTTATACAGATGTTAACCCAGGTCATCGTCCATTAAAAGAATTAGCAAATTATGTAAAAGAAGGTATATGGGCAGCTGGAGGAACTCCTGGTGAATTTAATGTTCCTGCTCCATGTGATGGAATGGCTCAAGGTTTAGGAATGCACTGTGTTTTACCATCAAGAGATTTAATTGCTGCTTCTGCTGAATGTATGGCTAGAGCACAAGGTTTTGATGGTTTGGTATTTCTTTGTTCTTGTGACAAAATTGTTCCTGGCATGTTAATAGCTGCTGCCTCTCTAAATTTACCATGTATATTTTTAACAGCGGGATGTATGCTTCCCTATGATGATGGTCAGAATATTTTTGTTACCCCTGACTTAAAAGAATCTATAGGTGCTCACAATATAGGAAAAATATCTGACGAAGAATTTTCCTGCTATAAAGAAAATATTTGCTTTTCTTCTGGAACATGTTCTATGTATGGAACAGCAAATACTATGGGAGTATTCTCAGAAGTTATTGGTATAACTCCTTTTGATTCCACTACAACACTATATTGTTCTTCTGCAAAAATTAAACAAGCTCGTACAGTTGGAGAAAGAATAGTTGAATTAGTACAAAAAAATATTTGTTTTAATGATATTGTGACTAGAAACTCAATTATTAACGGTTTAAGACATGTCTCTGCAACAGGTGGTTCTTCTAATGCTCAATTACATGTCTGTGCATTAGCTAATGTAATGGGGATTAGTTTATCTTTAAAAGAATTTGATGAAATTCAAAAAGATATCCCTGTAATTGCAAAATTTAAACCTTCTTCAAAATACAATATAAGTGATTACCATAAAGCTGGTGGAGTAGGTGCAACTTTAAAATCTATAAAAAGACATCTATATTTAGATGAAAAAATTGTTATGGGTGGTAGCTTAGGAGAATATTTAGATAAATTTAACAAGAGAGTTAATACTGAAATTATTCACACAGAAGATGACCCTCTATATCCTGATGGTTGTTACTCTGTACTATATGGTAATATTGCTCCTGGTGGTTGTATAGTAAAGAAAAGTGGAGTTGAACCTTCTATGTTTAAGCATACTGGTCCAGCAGTTTGTTTTGATTCTGAAGAAGAACTACAAGATTACATGGTTAATAAAAAAATAGAGCCTGGTTGTGTACTTGTTATCCGTTATGAAGGTCCTAAAGGTGGTCCAGGTATGCGTGAAATGTCTATTCCAGCTGCAATGTTAGTAGGAATGGGATTACATACATCTGTTGCTATGATTACAGATGGTCGTTATTCAGGAGCTACAAGAGGACCATGCATTGGACATATTACTCCTGAAGCTTGGGATGGAGGCCCAATTGCAGCTATTCAAGATGGTGATATCATTAGTATTGATATTAATACAAAAACCATTAATGTAGATTTAAGTGATGATGAAATTGCTGAACGTCTAAAAAATATTATTCGTCCTAATCATCCGGCAAAAGGTGTTCTAAATGCATATCGTCAAATTGTTTCTGGAGCTGATACTGGAGCACTTTGGTTGTATGGAAAAAAATAA
- a CDS encoding LysR family transcriptional regulator — MTTSEKLFLVLAEELNFSRAAKKSFISQQALSEHIKRLEQYYGLALFIRFPSVKLTEAGKNVQKTLQVIQSLEQNLKMELGKFQNGTFGTIRFGINYTRAKLLIPTLFEHYHIKYPNIKIELVLEETVNMQEMMKQGKIDSFLGINGIYDEPLKATLLSYENIYLIASKKYLIEKLGWELKNIEDHFTEVELQNFNGLPFAMNHSKSTTYQLLNQYMEKNKINLKNLMVVSDYQILENVCRTGYLASFCTQIYLPIISQNNALYPPDFYLYALPLKDLQKSIHSELVYNQMLSYPEYVLDFFNILKESVKEWLV; from the coding sequence ATGACCACTAGTGAAAAATTATTTTTAGTACTTGCTGAAGAATTAAATTTTAGTCGAGCTGCAAAAAAAAGTTTTATTAGTCAACAGGCTTTGAGTGAGCATATAAAGCGTTTAGAACAGTATTATGGACTAGCACTTTTTATAAGATTTCCATCAGTAAAATTAACTGAGGCTGGAAAAAATGTTCAAAAGACATTGCAAGTCATACAAAGTTTAGAACAAAATTTAAAGATGGAACTTGGAAAATTTCAAAATGGCACATTTGGAACAATTCGTTTTGGAATAAATTATACAAGAGCTAAATTGCTTATTCCTACTTTGTTTGAACACTATCATATAAAATATCCAAATATAAAGATTGAATTGGTTTTAGAAGAAACTGTAAATATGCAAGAAATGATGAAACAAGGGAAAATAGATAGTTTTTTAGGTATAAATGGAATATATGATGAACCTTTAAAAGCAACTTTATTATCATATGAAAACATTTATTTGATTGCTTCTAAGAAATATTTAATTGAAAAATTAGGATGGGAATTAAAAAATATAGAAGATCATTTTACAGAAGTAGAACTTCAAAATTTTAATGGACTTCCTTTTGCTATGAATCATAGTAAAAGTACAACTTATCAATTATTAAATCAGTATATGGAAAAAAATAAAATTAATTTAAAAAATTTGATGGTAGTTAGTGATTATCAAATATTAGAAAATGTATGTCGAACTGGATATTTGGCTTCTTTTTGTACTCAAATTTATTTGCCAATTATTAGTCAAAATAATGCTTTGTATCCTCCAGATTTTTACCTGTATGCACTTCCTCTAAAAGATTTACAAAAAAGTATACATTCTGAGTTGGTTTACAATCAGATGTTATCTTATCCAGAATATGTGTTAGATTTTTTTAATATTTTAAAAGAAAGTGTAAAAGAATGGTTAGTATAA
- the rpsT gene encoding 30S ribosomal protein S20 translates to MANSKSAKKRILVAERNRVRNQAVKTRVKTMAKKVLATLEVKDVEAAKTALSVAYKEFDKAVSKGILKKNTASRKKARLAAKVNSLVNSL, encoded by the coding sequence ATGGCAAATTCAAAATCAGCTAAAAAGAGAATATTAGTAGCAGAAAGAAATAGAGTTAGAAATCAAGCAGTAAAAACAAGAGTAAAAACTATGGCTAAAAAAGTATTAGCTACATTAGAAGTGAAAGATGTTGAAGCTGCAAAGACTGCTTTATCAGTTGCATACAAAGAATTTGATAAGGCTGTAAGTAAAGGAATTTTGAAAAAAAATACTGCTTCTAGAAAAAAAGCTAGATTAGCAGCAAAAGTTAATTCTTTAGTAAATTCTCTTTAA
- a CDS encoding DJ-1/PfpI family protein, with translation MKKIAVFLFEGAELFEIASFTDIFGWNNVVGLKEFRNIKLETISYKEIIKCTWGGELKVEKIITEENIEDIFDYKALIIPGGFGKANFFEDKNNEIFKKLIKYFSENNKIIVAICSAVINLLESGYIKNKKVTTYLLDNKRYFNQLKNYNIIPVEEEIVQDNNLFTCSGPGNALELSFILLEKLTSKENLEIIKGNMFLK, from the coding sequence ATGAAAAAGATAGCAGTATTTTTATTTGAAGGTGCAGAATTATTTGAAATAGCAAGTTTTACAGATATATTTGGTTGGAATAATGTAGTTGGATTAAAAGAATTTAGAAATATAAAGTTGGAAACTATCTCATATAAAGAGATTATAAAATGCACTTGGGGTGGAGAATTAAAAGTAGAGAAAATAATCACAGAAGAAAACATAGAAGATATTTTTGATTATAAAGCTTTAATTATTCCAGGTGGGTTTGGAAAGGCTAATTTTTTTGAAGATAAAAATAATGAAATTTTTAAAAAATTGATTAAATATTTTTCTGAAAATAATAAGATTATTGTTGCTATTTGTAGTGCAGTAATAAATTTATTGGAAAGTGGCTATATAAAAAATAAAAAAGTTACAACTTACTTGCTAGACAATAAAAGGTATTTTAATCAATTAAAGAACTATAATATTATTCCTGTTGAAGAAGAAATAGTGCAAGATAATAACTTATTCACTTGTTCAGGACCAGGTAATGCTTTGGAACTATCTTTTATTCTTTTAGAGAAATTGACATCTAAGGAAAATTTAGAAATTATTAAAGGAAATATGTTTTTAAAATAA
- a CDS encoding FKBP-type peptidyl-prolyl cis-trans isomerase: protein MKIGENKVVTLEYKVYDANTKELLEDTSELGPYFYIQGMGQFLPKIEAALDGKSKGYKLKIEIPMEEAYGDYDEELVEELTKADFADFDDIYEGMEFVVELEDGTEMIAVITEIDGDKVYTDSNHPFSGRNLLFEVEVTDVREATDEELEHGHVHFHGFEDDEE from the coding sequence ATGAAAATAGGAGAAAATAAGGTTGTAACATTGGAATATAAAGTATATGATGCAAATACAAAAGAATTACTAGAAGATACTAGTGAATTAGGACCATATTTCTATATTCAAGGTATGGGACAATTTCTACCTAAAATAGAAGCAGCTTTAGATGGTAAGTCAAAAGGTTATAAATTAAAAATTGAAATTCCTATGGAAGAAGCTTATGGTGACTATGATGAAGAATTAGTTGAAGAACTGACAAAAGCAGATTTTGCAGATTTTGATGATATCTATGAAGGAATGGAATTTGTTGTTGAATTAGAAGATGGAACAGAAATGATAGCTGTTATCACTGAAATAGATGGAGATAAGGTTTACACAGACTCAAATCATCCTTTCTCTGGAAGAAATTTATTATTTGAAGTAGAAGTTACAGATGTAAGAGAAGCAACTGATGAAGAATTAGAGCATGGACATGTTCACTTCCATGGATTTGAAGATGATGAGGAGTAA
- the rpiB gene encoding ribose 5-phosphate isomerase B, whose translation MKIALGADHGGYELKEKIKQHLAKKDGIEVIDFGTNSTESVDYPKYGHLVAKSVVEKKVDFGILVCGTGIGISIAANKIKGIRAANCTNTTMARLARQHNDANILALGARIVGDVLALDIVDKFLVSSFEGGRHQRRVEEIENCNIF comes from the coding sequence ATGAAAATAGCTTTAGGTGCAGACCATGGTGGTTATGAATTAAAAGAAAAAATAAAACAACATCTAGCTAAAAAAGATGGAATAGAAGTAATTGACTTTGGAACTAATAGTACAGAAAGTGTAGATTATCCAAAGTATGGGCATTTAGTTGCTAAAAGTGTTGTAGAAAAAAAAGTTGATTTTGGAATTTTGGTTTGTGGAACAGGAATAGGAATTTCTATTGCAGCGAATAAGATTAAAGGTATAAGAGCTGCAAACTGTACAAATACAACTATGGCAAGATTAGCAAGACAGCATAATGATGCAAATATTTTAGCTTTAGGTGCTAGAATAGTTGGAGATGTGTTAGCATTAGATATTGTTGATAAGTTTTTGGTTTCCTCTTTTGAAGGTGGAAGACATCAAAGAAGAGTGGAAGAAATAGAAAATTGTAATATATTTTAG
- a CDS encoding histidine triad nucleotide-binding protein — protein sequence MVTLFTKIINKEIPADIVYEDDDVVAFKDIAPVAPVHVLVVPKKEIPTINDITDEDALLIGKIYKVIGKLAKDFGIDKDGYRVVSNCNENAGQTVFHIHFHLIGGEKLGTMV from the coding sequence ATGGTAACATTATTTACAAAAATTATTAATAAGGAAATTCCAGCAGATATTGTTTATGAAGATGATGATGTAGTAGCTTTTAAAGATATTGCACCAGTAGCACCAGTTCATGTGCTTGTTGTACCTAAAAAAGAAATTCCTACAATCAATGATATCACTGATGAAGATGCTTTATTGATTGGAAAAATTTATAAAGTTATTGGAAAATTAGCTAAGGATTTTGGAATCGATAAAGATGGTTATAGGGTAGTATCAAACTGCAATGAAAATGCAGGGCAAACTGTATTTCATATTCATTTTCATTTAATTGGTGGAGAAAAATTAGGCACTATGGTTTAG